In Nitrososphaera sp., the following are encoded in one genomic region:
- a CDS encoding flavodoxin family protein, whose amino-acid sequence MKALVLFDTMTGNTEKIANALARGLKQHAATDCLNIDKVTDPHLLESYDALLIGAPTHFMTAPRHMKQFLKTLREASLAGKQGFAFDTRLESRFSGSAGNYIEKELKKAGLKIIRHEGSALIGNKSNQLEVGMEELFEGIGDEIGRMLVATTAAPA is encoded by the coding sequence ATGAAGGCACTAGTCTTGTTCGACACCATGACCGGGAATACAGAAAAGATAGCAAACGCACTGGCCCGCGGCCTGAAGCAGCATGCCGCAACAGACTGTCTTAACATAGACAAAGTGACTGACCCTCACTTACTGGAATCATATGACGCGCTGCTGATAGGCGCGCCGACGCATTTTATGACCGCTCCGAGGCACATGAAGCAATTCCTCAAGACCCTGAGGGAAGCAAGCCTCGCAGGAAAGCAGGGCTTTGCGTTTGATACGCGGCTCGAATCACGGTTCTCCGGAAGCGCTGGAAATTATATTGAAAAGGAACTCAAAAAGGCAGGGCTGAAGATAATACGGCACGAGGGCTCGGCACTTATCGGCAACAAGTCAAACCAGCTAGAGGTCGGCATGGAGGAGCTCTTTGAAGGCATTGGAGACGAGATAGGCAGGATGCTTGTGGCTACAACAGCCGCGCCTGCATAG
- a CDS encoding universal stress protein, protein MSVEAFHKIVVPIDGSKYSFRAASTGIGIAKKFGAELILVHVAAINQNLQMLGVYGTSHPESVASRIKAEGEDAASWFASIKDEASAQGVSAKSEVIDGPLSTVGEIVQYAEQRKVDLIVIGSRGRTGFKKLVLGSVASGVVTYAPCAVLVVK, encoded by the coding sequence ATGTCAGTTGAAGCTTTTCACAAGATTGTAGTTCCGATAGACGGCTCCAAATACTCTTTTCGGGCCGCATCGACTGGGATTGGCATAGCCAAAAAGTTCGGTGCAGAGCTGATCCTTGTGCATGTTGCGGCCATAAACCAGAATCTGCAGATGTTGGGCGTCTATGGCACGTCTCACCCCGAGTCTGTGGCAAGTCGAATAAAGGCCGAAGGGGAAGATGCTGCTTCGTGGTTCGCGTCCATAAAGGATGAAGCATCTGCCCAGGGTGTAAGCGCAAAATCTGAAGTAATCGATGGTCCGCTCTCTACAGTCGGCGAAATTGTGCAGTATGCCGAACAGCGCAAAGTCGATCTTATCGTGATCGGGAGCAGGGGCAGGACCGGATTTAAGAAGCTAGTACTAGGAAGCGTAGCCTCAGGCGTCGTGACTTATGCTCCCTGCGCAGTGCTCGTGGTAAAATAG
- a CDS encoding CBS domain-containing protein, which yields MARKQSSSQRITVENFMNDRMVMLDYQKSVADAARTMVENTVSSVVVTRDDEAVGIATERDIVKIAAKDVPLDGVTIGSLMSRPIVSISRAASVEEAAESMVKNRVRHLVVRESPDKGVGEGEIVGIMSASDIARYLKQKLVSREAESRLMEAIYPTETEGERLFW from the coding sequence ATGGCTAGAAAGCAATCATCATCTCAGAGGATAACAGTTGAGAATTTCATGAACGATCGCATGGTCATGCTCGACTACCAAAAGAGCGTTGCTGACGCGGCAAGAACGATGGTGGAAAACACTGTCAGCTCAGTAGTTGTCACTAGGGACGATGAGGCAGTAGGGATAGCTACGGAGCGAGACATTGTCAAAATTGCTGCAAAGGACGTTCCTCTCGACGGCGTAACCATAGGATCGCTGATGTCCCGTCCAATAGTATCGATCTCAAGAGCAGCGTCGGTTGAAGAGGCGGCAGAGTCCATGGTAAAAAATAGGGTCAGGCACCTTGTGGTGAGGGAAAGTCCAGACAAGGGTGTCGGCGAAGGTGAAATAGTCGGGATAATGTCGGCTTCAGATATTGCTAGATATCTCAAGCAAAAGCTGGTATCAAGGGAGGCCGAATCCCGCCTCATGGAAGCCATATACCCGACGGAAACAGAGGGCGAGAGGCTCTTTTGGTGA
- a CDS encoding phosphoribosyltransferase family protein has translation MLFSDRREAGLELANMLEQRFGSALVNNSESVVIAIPRGGVETGDAVAQYLGIGMDVVVSRKVGAPYNSELAIGAVTPDGRFYANEDLIEATGATKAYIEEQVAVQKKEIERRLYKFRGSTEYNLKGRTVVLVDDGVATGATILAAVEWLKKLMPKRLIVAVPVGSISAMEALKSAVADVVSLYTPASFEAVGQFYSDFAQVEDDQVVQIMKKYRHQD, from the coding sequence TTGCTATTTTCTGACAGACGGGAGGCAGGACTTGAGCTTGCAAATATGCTCGAGCAGCGCTTCGGAAGCGCGCTTGTGAACAACAGCGAATCGGTCGTGATCGCCATCCCAAGGGGAGGGGTCGAAACAGGAGATGCCGTCGCCCAATACTTGGGAATAGGGATGGATGTTGTAGTTTCACGAAAAGTTGGCGCTCCGTACAATTCCGAGCTTGCAATAGGCGCTGTCACGCCAGATGGCAGGTTCTATGCGAACGAGGACCTCATTGAAGCCACGGGCGCGACAAAGGCTTACATTGAAGAGCAAGTTGCTGTGCAGAAAAAGGAGATAGAGCGCAGGCTGTACAAATTCCGCGGAAGCACAGAGTATAACCTGAAAGGCAGAACAGTGGTGCTCGTCGACGACGGGGTGGCAACCGGCGCAACGATACTTGCGGCAGTCGAATGGCTGAAGAAGCTGATGCCAAAGCGGCTGATAGTTGCGGTTCCTGTCGGCTCGATTAGCGCTATGGAGGCACTGAAAAGTGCAGTTGCCGATGTGGTATCTCTGTATACGCCGGCTTCGTTTGAAGCAGTCGGCCAATTCTACAGCGACTTTGCCCAGGTCGAGGACGATCAGGTAGTGCAGATCATGAAGAAATACAGGCATCAGGACTAG
- a CDS encoding cysteine hydrolase: MSSAAQMPESGRIHSFGQDQRRYAVLILDMLNDFVYGKLKCERAARIIPNIKTLRGVARKNNVPVFYCNDEHLPIDSYEMKLWGKHAMKGTKGAMVIDSLKPHKSDYVIPKRTYSAFDGTGLDKALQGVYDGKGANTVIITGLHTNICDRHTAYDAFVRNLDIVVPEDAVEAFTEGDHVSGLDYLKRVYGAKIRTVSEIVKELGGQ, from the coding sequence ATGTCATCAGCCGCGCAGATGCCGGAGTCCGGACGCATTCACTCTTTTGGTCAGGACCAAAGGCGGTACGCCGTACTTATCCTTGACATGCTAAACGATTTTGTCTATGGCAAGCTCAAGTGCGAGAGGGCAGCAAGGATAATTCCAAACATCAAGACGCTTCGTGGCGTTGCTCGCAAGAATAACGTTCCCGTCTTTTACTGCAACGACGAACACCTTCCCATTGATTCCTACGAAATGAAGCTTTGGGGCAAGCATGCAATGAAGGGGACAAAGGGAGCCATGGTGATTGATAGTCTAAAACCGCACAAGTCTGATTATGTGATACCAAAGCGCACTTACAGCGCCTTTGATGGGACCGGGCTTGACAAGGCTTTGCAGGGAGTCTACGACGGTAAGGGCGCCAACACCGTGATAATCACCGGTCTTCACACCAACATTTGCGACAGGCACACGGCATACGACGCTTTCGTCCGGAACTTGGACATTGTTGTGCCCGAGGACGCGGTCGAGGCTTTTACCGAAGGCGACCACGTGTCAGGCCTGGATTACCTTAAGCGGGTATATGGCGCGAAGATAAGGACAGTCTCGGAAATTGTGAAAGAACTTGGCGGCCAATAA
- a CDS encoding NAD(P)-dependent alcohol dehydrogenase, whose translation MYSEQKEEKYQSSGTMVSARLHEYQKPLVVEDVPKPARPTGEQVIVRVGAAGLCHSDLHLISGEWKDAVPISLPKTPGHEVAGWVEEVGESVPPNIFSKGELVAVFGGWGCGICLFCKRGDEQMCTLGQWPGLSTYDGGYAQYIMVPSYRFLVKGNPDGREKLTVEELAPLTDAGLTPYRAVKKVRHMLGPGTSIAVIGIGGLGSYGVQYARLLAPHSTVIGIDRSESKLTLAENFGADYTINMSTSKNIREEVLQLTGGRGADVVLDAVGAESTADAAFRILAKGGALVLVGLFSSTIKMPLVASVINENQVIPSLWGNYNELREVIELASQRKVKHAYRTYPIGKINEAIDLLRNGQITGRAVIVP comes from the coding sequence ATGTATTCCGAACAGAAAGAAGAAAAATATCAATCAAGCGGAACTATGGTTTCTGCGAGACTCCACGAATATCAAAAGCCACTGGTCGTTGAGGACGTGCCCAAGCCCGCCAGGCCAACTGGCGAGCAGGTTATAGTCAGAGTCGGCGCTGCAGGGCTTTGCCACAGTGACCTTCACCTGATAAGCGGAGAATGGAAGGACGCGGTACCGATAAGCCTTCCAAAGACGCCCGGTCACGAGGTCGCGGGCTGGGTGGAAGAAGTGGGCGAGTCTGTACCCCCGAACATTTTCTCAAAGGGAGAGCTAGTGGCAGTCTTTGGCGGATGGGGATGCGGCATCTGTCTTTTTTGCAAGCGAGGCGACGAGCAGATGTGCACGCTTGGTCAGTGGCCGGGTCTCTCAACCTATGATGGAGGCTATGCCCAATACATCATGGTGCCGTCATATCGCTTCCTTGTAAAAGGAAATCCAGACGGAAGGGAAAAGCTGACTGTTGAAGAGCTTGCGCCGCTGACGGACGCAGGCCTTACGCCTTACAGGGCTGTGAAGAAGGTTAGGCACATGCTTGGGCCCGGCACAAGCATAGCTGTCATTGGCATAGGAGGTCTTGGATCCTACGGGGTGCAGTATGCAAGGCTGCTTGCCCCCCATTCCACTGTAATCGGAATTGACAGAAGCGAGTCAAAGCTCACACTTGCGGAAAACTTTGGCGCCGACTATACGATAAACATGTCGACTTCGAAAAACATCAGGGAGGAAGTCCTTCAATTGACAGGGGGAAGAGGGGCGGACGTCGTCCTGGATGCCGTTGGCGCAGAGAGTACCGCTGACGCGGCATTTCGGATACTTGCCAAAGGAGGGGCGCTGGTCCTAGTCGGTCTGTTTAGCAGCACGATAAAGATGCCGCTTGTAGCGTCAGTCATAAATGAAAACCAGGTTATCCCATCTCTGTGGGGCAACTACAACGAATTGAGAGAAGTAATCGAGCTTGCCTCGCAGCGCAAGGTAAAGCACGCATACAGGACTTACCCCATTGGCAAAATCAACGAGGCAATCGATCTGCTAAGGAACGGACAGATAACGGGCCGGGCAGTAATAGTCCCCTAG
- a CDS encoding nicotinate phosphoribosyltransferase, producing MNDKVKNSVKPQGLLISENDTALATDLYELTMAAAYLASGQADRIAVFEAFIRKLPHNRSYLVCAGLEQVVHFLINLKFTDAQIESLKLNEAFQNAAAKDFFRYLQDFRFTGDVWAVPEGTVLFPNEPIIRIEAPIIEAQIIETFLLSIINFEGLIASKASRVTNAAKGKAIVEFGSRRAHGPQAALLAARASYIGGCVGTSNILASNRLGIPAFGTMAHSFVMNFQTELEAFKEFVKVFPEGMLLVDTYDTLAAVGSIVRSGIKVSGIRLDSGDLYDLSVKSRGILDEAGYSSTLIMASGDLNEYIISDLVRRGAPIDVFGVGTELVTSRDDPALNGVYKLVAIRSHRVGEAGEVIYKSKTSQGKATYPGPKQVYRTVDQSSGTIKLDTVALDDEIPPENSSPLLQRYVQRGRLCTTIPTLQDIQKQHAFQVQALPAEFRRIDMTVDKFPVQLSAKLRTLAEKLGIF from the coding sequence ATGAACGACAAGGTGAAAAACAGTGTCAAGCCTCAGGGACTGCTCATTTCAGAAAACGACACTGCGCTTGCCACAGACCTGTACGAGCTGACAATGGCAGCCGCTTATCTGGCGTCAGGGCAGGCAGACCGCATCGCCGTCTTTGAAGCATTCATCAGAAAGCTGCCCCACAACCGCTCGTATCTGGTGTGTGCCGGCCTGGAACAGGTTGTACACTTCCTTATCAATCTCAAATTCACAGATGCCCAGATTGAGTCTCTGAAATTAAACGAGGCCTTCCAAAATGCTGCAGCGAAAGACTTTTTCAGATATCTTCAGGACTTTAGGTTCACCGGCGATGTCTGGGCGGTACCGGAAGGAACCGTTCTTTTCCCAAACGAGCCTATCATAAGGATCGAGGCTCCCATTATCGAGGCCCAAATAATAGAGACCTTCCTTCTTTCAATAATAAACTTTGAAGGCCTCATAGCAAGCAAGGCATCAAGGGTCACTAACGCCGCCAAGGGCAAGGCCATTGTCGAGTTTGGGTCAAGGCGCGCCCACGGACCGCAGGCCGCGCTTTTGGCCGCTCGGGCCAGCTATATCGGCGGCTGCGTGGGAACTTCGAACATCCTTGCAAGCAACAGGCTCGGCATACCGGCATTCGGGACAATGGCGCACTCTTTTGTCATGAACTTTCAAACTGAGCTTGAAGCGTTCAAGGAGTTTGTCAAGGTGTTCCCTGAGGGGATGCTATTGGTCGACACCTATGACACCCTTGCGGCAGTTGGAAGCATTGTCAGAAGCGGCATAAAGGTCAGTGGAATAAGGCTTGACAGCGGAGACCTCTACGACTTGAGCGTAAAGTCAAGAGGGATCCTTGACGAGGCGGGCTACAGTTCGACATTAATAATGGCAAGCGGCGACTTGAATGAATACATCATCAGCGACCTCGTAAGAAGGGGGGCACCGATAGACGTTTTCGGGGTTGGAACCGAACTCGTGACATCAAGAGACGACCCGGCCCTGAACGGCGTTTACAAACTAGTCGCGATAAGGTCGCATCGAGTAGGCGAAGCCGGTGAAGTCATTTACAAATCCAAGACCAGCCAGGGAAAGGCAACGTATCCTGGGCCAAAGCAGGTTTACCGCACAGTTGACCAGAGCAGCGGAACGATCAAGCTTGACACTGTCGCCCTGGATGACGAAATCCCTCCAGAAAATTCCAGCCCACTTCTGCAAAGGTACGTCCAGAGAGGCAGGCTCTGCACGACTATTCCGACACTTCAGGACATTCAGAAACAGCATGCCTTTCAGGTGCAGGCATTGCCAGCAGAGTTCAGGCGGATTGACATGACAGTTGACAAATTCCCGGTCCAGCTCAGTGCAAAGCTGCGCACGCTTGCAGAAAAGCTCGGCATTTTCTAG
- a CDS encoding site-2 protease family protein, with protein MPEYLPGLSTLEYWIMGGIGAAILFVSVLVHELAHSRLAKRYGVQIRQIVLFLFGGVSDISEEIKDYKKEAKMAFAGPLTSFVLAGLFGLGFLFLTTWGMNGGVVSKMAQGVLFYSALVNLVLGAFNLIPAFPSDGGRILRAMLVRTKKDYMKATETAVHVGVAISYGLIAVGFLAMFGGDFVGGLWILLLGWFMMSGAQSYLSQMQISATLGAIKLRDIMNTNVVWVSPIVRVDALISRYFAVYFKSAFPVVDGADKNKLLGMVTLKRAQDVPEHNRPTVTASDIMIPLEDLAVATSDMPADKALALMSKSKAGKIFVCDENGSLIGLVSKTDILGVEMERQELAHELKR; from the coding sequence ATGCCGGAATACCTTCCAGGTCTGTCCACACTCGAATACTGGATTATGGGAGGCATCGGAGCTGCGATTCTTTTCGTGTCCGTCCTCGTGCACGAGCTCGCCCATTCCAGACTTGCCAAAAGATATGGCGTCCAGATCCGACAGATAGTGTTGTTTCTTTTTGGAGGCGTATCGGACATTTCCGAGGAGATCAAAGACTACAAGAAAGAAGCCAAGATGGCCTTTGCGGGACCTCTTACCAGCTTTGTACTTGCAGGCCTATTTGGCCTAGGATTTCTTTTCCTAACCACGTGGGGAATGAACGGTGGCGTGGTATCCAAAATGGCGCAAGGGGTGTTATTTTACAGCGCGCTCGTAAACTTGGTCCTTGGCGCTTTCAACCTCATCCCTGCCTTTCCATCCGATGGCGGCAGAATCCTAAGAGCGATGCTTGTCCGGACAAAGAAGGACTACATGAAGGCTACCGAGACGGCAGTTCACGTAGGCGTTGCCATCTCGTATGGGCTGATTGCGGTTGGCTTTCTTGCAATGTTTGGAGGCGACTTTGTGGGCGGGCTTTGGATATTGCTTCTAGGCTGGTTCATGATGAGCGGCGCTCAGTCATACCTCTCTCAGATGCAGATTTCTGCGACCCTTGGTGCGATAAAGCTGCGTGACATCATGAACACCAACGTAGTCTGGGTGAGCCCCATTGTACGTGTTGATGCGCTTATTAGCCGATATTTCGCGGTCTACTTTAAGAGCGCATTTCCGGTGGTTGATGGCGCTGACAAAAACAAGCTGCTTGGGATGGTGACGCTCAAGAGGGCTCAGGATGTACCTGAGCACAACAGACCGACAGTCACCGCTTCTGACATAATGATCCCGCTAGAGGATCTTGCAGTTGCAACCTCGGACATGCCTGCTGACAAAGCCCTTGCCCTAATGTCAAAGAGCAAGGCTGGCAAAATCTTTGTGTGTGACGAGAACGGCTCCTTGATTGGCCTTGTAAGCAAGACCGACATACTGGGAGTGGAGATGGAAAGGCAGGAGCTGGCACATGAGCTCAAGAGATAG
- a CDS encoding DUF4342 domain-containing protein, whose product MANCKECGAEVPEGSKFCPNCGTQLGLEKDIYHVSSENLVGKVKEVINDARVRRIVIKDDKGKVLLSIPVTWGAAGALLTLALAPWLAAIGVIAALVTRCTLEVERTAEKKSG is encoded by the coding sequence ATGGCAAACTGCAAAGAGTGCGGCGCTGAAGTTCCTGAAGGGTCCAAGTTCTGTCCGAACTGCGGGACGCAGCTTGGTCTTGAAAAGGACATCTACCACGTTTCTTCGGAAAATCTTGTTGGCAAGGTTAAAGAAGTGATTAACGATGCCAGAGTAAGAAGAATTGTTATCAAAGATGACAAGGGCAAAGTGCTCCTCTCCATACCGGTTACCTGGGGCGCGGCTGGCGCGCTTCTGACCTTGGCGCTGGCGCCATGGCTTGCGGCAATAGGAGTCATTGCAGCACTCGTTACCCGATGCACCCTTGAAGTCGAGCGCACGGCTGAAAAGAAATCAGGATAA
- a CDS encoding pyruvate synthase, which produces MTFEKELLTGNAAVATAVRLAGVEYIPAYPITPQTEIIELLSKWIDEGKMQSRIVLMDSEHSMMSAAGAAAVTGVRTFTASSSQGLLYAFEMLYNVAGWRAPIVLANVSRALAAPITLEPDHNDVLSARGSGFIQIHCETCQEVIDSILMAYRIAEDGRVRLPAIVNLDGFYLSYTREPVQVPDQKLVEEFLPEYSPPEGYICASNPMSVASAVLDGRAYSYFKYQMHLASLNALEVHERAASDFERLFGRKYGLAEEFMLQDADYVLVTTNSFSTMAKAAAVDLRKAGKKVGILRIRMVRPFPRAAIARMLAGKKGVAVFDQNISVGSGGILYPEILAALYHQSDRPKRILSFIGGLGGKRLSSAEFRHMLSAVASEAEQDYLHMQSVLLFTDQDWGSVKGMLRIAGKAVPEETKEDAH; this is translated from the coding sequence TTGACTTTTGAAAAGGAACTCCTCACAGGAAACGCCGCGGTCGCGACCGCGGTCAGGCTTGCCGGCGTCGAGTATATCCCGGCGTATCCTATAACCCCCCAGACGGAAATAATCGAGCTTCTCTCGAAATGGATAGACGAGGGGAAAATGCAAAGCCGAATAGTGCTCATGGATTCGGAGCACTCGATGATGTCTGCTGCAGGCGCCGCCGCGGTAACCGGCGTGAGGACTTTTACTGCAAGCTCCAGCCAGGGGCTGCTGTACGCGTTTGAGATGCTGTACAACGTGGCCGGCTGGAGAGCGCCTATCGTACTCGCAAACGTCTCACGGGCATTGGCAGCTCCGATAACGCTCGAGCCTGATCACAACGACGTGTTATCTGCCAGGGGCAGCGGGTTTATACAAATCCACTGCGAGACATGCCAGGAAGTTATCGACTCAATCCTTATGGCATACAGAATAGCAGAAGACGGCAGGGTCAGGCTGCCCGCAATAGTAAACCTTGACGGCTTTTACCTTTCCTATACTCGAGAGCCGGTCCAAGTGCCGGACCAAAAGTTGGTCGAAGAGTTTCTTCCAGAATATTCGCCGCCGGAAGGCTACATTTGCGCCTCGAATCCCATGTCCGTGGCTTCCGCGGTTCTGGACGGCAGGGCATATTCGTATTTCAAGTACCAGATGCATCTTGCTTCACTCAATGCGCTGGAGGTGCACGAACGGGCTGCATCTGATTTTGAGAGGCTCTTTGGAAGGAAATATGGCCTAGCCGAAGAGTTTATGCTGCAGGACGCCGACTATGTCCTGGTCACAACAAACTCGTTCTCGACGATGGCCAAGGCGGCCGCTGTGGATCTTAGAAAGGCCGGCAAAAAGGTCGGCATACTCCGCATAAGGATGGTCCGCCCTTTCCCAAGGGCTGCAATCGCAAGAATGCTGGCCGGCAAAAAGGGTGTCGCCGTTTTTGACCAGAACATCTCGGTGGGAAGCGGGGGGATACTCTATCCGGAAATCCTTGCCGCACTCTACCACCAAAGCGACAGGCCCAAGCGGATACTTTCGTTCATTGGAGGACTGGGCGGCAAGCGGCTGAGCTCTGCGGAATTTCGCCACATGCTCAGCGCGGTAGCCTCTGAAGCCGAGCAGGACTATTTGCACATGCAAAGCGTCCTTCTTTTTACGGACCAGGACTGGGGGTCAGTAAAGGGGATGCTCCGGATCGCCGGCAAAGCTGTCCCAGAAGAAACCAAGGAGGATGCACATTGA
- a CDS encoding 2-oxoacid:acceptor oxidoreductase family protein translates to MITRVSLIGRGGQGIKSAAHIIGTAAFLAGYAVQDQPLYGAERRGAPITAFIRISDEPVILERGHAIDPAILVIADESLLDDTLAGSVETMLSSETVLFVSTDKTAAELQAKYSFLGTLAAGNIISANLARRSEEILGAGGLVASAVSGVTAKLLGLGYAELEKAVRFELSKLGVSGERLEGNVNLARATYQSVQTLPEVTGLQPPRRSARPEEIIALGYQGPALSACTITAPGNTASRKVGNWSLYKPLIDYDRCTKCMICFVYCPDSAISIRPADRLPSVNYNACKGCDICYTECPVKAISLVRRENA, encoded by the coding sequence ATGATTACCCGAGTTTCCTTGATAGGCAGGGGAGGTCAGGGCATCAAGTCTGCCGCTCATATCATAGGCACCGCTGCCTTTCTTGCAGGATATGCAGTTCAGGATCAACCTTTATACGGCGCAGAAAGGCGGGGCGCTCCGATAACGGCGTTCATACGCATTTCCGACGAGCCCGTCATCCTTGAAAGAGGTCACGCAATCGACCCAGCAATATTGGTTATCGCCGACGAATCACTTCTTGACGATACTCTGGCGGGGTCAGTCGAAACCATGTTATCTTCTGAAACTGTTCTATTTGTAAGCACCGACAAGACAGCCGCGGAGCTTCAGGCAAAGTATAGTTTCCTTGGGACCCTGGCCGCCGGAAATATCATTTCGGCAAACCTTGCCAGACGTTCAGAAGAGATTCTGGGAGCCGGGGGCTTGGTTGCCTCTGCCGTCTCCGGCGTCACTGCAAAGCTTCTTGGACTCGGCTATGCCGAGCTCGAGAAGGCTGTCAGATTCGAGCTCTCAAAGCTGGGTGTTTCAGGCGAGAGGCTCGAGGGAAATGTGAATCTGGCCAGAGCCACCTACCAGTCTGTCCAGACTTTGCCCGAGGTCACAGGATTGCAGCCGCCTCGCCGTTCGGCACGGCCAGAAGAAATCATAGCGCTTGGATATCAGGGTCCAGCCCTTTCGGCCTGCACCATAACCGCGCCTGGAAATACCGCGTCAAGAAAAGTGGGAAACTGGAGCCTCTACAAGCCGCTGATAGATTATGACCGATGCACCAAGTGCATGATTTGTTTTGTGTACTGCCCAGACAGCGCGATTTCAATCAGGCCTGCGGACAGGCTTCCAAGCGTAAACTACAATGCATGCAAGGGATGCGACATCTGCTATACTGAGTGCCCCGTCAAGGCGATCTCGCTAGTCCGGAGGGAGAACGCTTGA
- a CDS encoding thiamine pyrophosphate-dependent enzyme, with protein MSIKQHRTIRDIPLEESLTAGTMLCAGCGGVLLVRILEKMLGPAVVTVNAAGCMSMISVYPYTPFKSSWFYVAMPSAPAAAQGIRDALDILIEKKRISREQDLKVLVVTGDGAAADIGLQSTSGALHRKLDFYYLVYDNEAYSNTGFQASGSSPYGSNTKTTSPGSMAPQGLSLDKKDLFEIWRAHRPPYIATVSPAHIADMMQKIETASQFRGPKLFIALSPCPPGWSIDSDKVIRVSKMAVETGVWPLKEAIDGRVKHTVMMRSNRRPLEEYLRMQGRFEHLFEPVLQENVLKELQKKVDDYWASVSG; from the coding sequence TTGAGCATCAAACAGCACAGGACTATAAGGGACATCCCGCTGGAGGAAAGCCTTACCGCCGGCACGATGCTGTGCGCGGGCTGCGGTGGCGTCCTGCTTGTGCGAATTCTTGAAAAGATGCTTGGGCCTGCAGTCGTCACCGTGAACGCAGCTGGCTGCATGAGCATGATTTCGGTGTATCCATACACGCCGTTCAAGTCCTCCTGGTTCTATGTGGCAATGCCAAGTGCCCCTGCGGCGGCGCAGGGTATTCGCGATGCCCTCGACATCCTGATTGAGAAGAAAAGGATCTCTCGGGAGCAAGACCTTAAAGTGCTTGTGGTTACAGGCGACGGAGCTGCCGCGGACATTGGCCTTCAGTCCACCTCCGGGGCACTCCATAGAAAGCTTGACTTTTACTATCTGGTCTATGACAACGAGGCTTACTCGAACACCGGCTTTCAGGCATCAGGGTCGTCTCCATACGGGTCAAACACCAAGACCACTTCGCCGGGCTCGATGGCCCCGCAGGGGCTGTCTCTCGATAAAAAGGACCTGTTTGAGATATGGCGTGCCCACAGGCCGCCATATATCGCAACGGTCTCCCCGGCCCATATTGCAGACATGATGCAGAAGATAGAGACAGCATCTCAGTTCCGCGGACCCAAGCTGTTCATTGCACTGTCTCCCTGCCCTCCAGGCTGGTCAATCGACTCCGACAAGGTGATCAGGGTCTCTAAAATGGCCGTCGAAACGGGCGTCTGGCCGCTCAAGGAGGCTATTGACGGGAGGGTAAAGCACACTGTTATGATGCGCAGTAACCGAAGGCCCCTAGAAGAATACCTAAGGATGCAGGGCAGGTTTGAACACCTCTTTGAGCCAGTCCTCCAGGAAAACGTGCTAAAGGAACTTCAAAAGAAGGTTGACGACTACTGGGCTTCGGTGTCCGGATAA
- a CDS encoding alpha/beta hydrolase — MAETYLVSVNAGNVELEGDLVIPSRARGLVLFAHGSGSSRHSPRNRYVARVLHDAGIGTLLIDLLTLDEERIDAYTMHLRFDIPLLAKRLVGALMWLSDHHPKLGIGLFGASTGAAAALVAAARLPQIVRAIVSRGGRPDLAGAAFLHSVMAPTLLIVGGEDSDVIALNEQALELMKNAKEKKLVIVPGATHLFEEPGKLEEVSSLACVWFSEHIA; from the coding sequence ATGGCTGAAACTTATCTGGTCTCGGTTAATGCAGGGAACGTCGAGCTCGAAGGCGATCTGGTTATCCCCAGCCGAGCAAGGGGTCTGGTCCTTTTTGCCCATGGAAGTGGCAGCAGCAGGCACAGCCCAAGGAACCGGTACGTCGCCCGGGTTCTTCATGATGCAGGAATCGGCACTCTGCTGATAGACCTGCTGACCCTTGACGAGGAGAGGATTGATGCCTACACAATGCATTTGAGATTTGATATCCCGCTTCTAGCGAAGCGTCTTGTGGGTGCACTAATGTGGCTGTCTGACCACCATCCCAAGTTGGGCATTGGCTTGTTCGGCGCAAGCACGGGAGCCGCGGCTGCCCTTGTTGCCGCCGCTCGGCTACCTCAAATTGTCAGGGCGATAGTCAGCAGGGGTGGAAGACCCGATTTGGCCGGCGCGGCATTCCTTCATAGCGTCATGGCGCCAACGCTTTTGATTGTAGGCGGGGAGGATAGCGATGTCATAGCTCTAAACGAGCAGGCTTTGGAGCTAATGAAGAACGCTAAAGAGAAGAAGCTAGTCATTGTGCCTGGGGCAACACACCTTTTTGAGGAGCCCGGCAAGCTAGAAGAGGTTTCGAGTCTGGCATGTGTCTGGTTTTCCGAGCACATAGCCTAG